A stretch of the Pseudomonadota bacterium genome encodes the following:
- the rpmE gene encoding 50S ribosomal protein L31 produces MKSGIHPEYNKIKATCACGNEVELGTVKKEIKVEICSGCHPFFTGKQKLVDTAGRVEKFMKKYANHLKK; encoded by the coding sequence ATGAAAAGCGGTATTCATCCTGAGTATAATAAGATCAAAGCAACCTGTGCATGTGGTAATGAAGTGGAGCTTGGCACTGTAAAAAAAGAAATAAAAGTTGAGATCTGTTCCGGATGTCATCCTTTTTTTACCGGTAAGCAGAAACTGGTTGATACTGCAGGCCGTGTAGAAAAATTTATGAAAAAATATGCGAATCACCTCAAAAAATAA
- the rho gene encoding transcription termination factor Rho: MNLSELKLKKIDELTKLAKDLKIDGYSGMRKQELIFAIFQAQAAKSDKDGQNRGSGVLEVLPDGFGFLRAPDYNYLPGPDDIYVSPSQIRRLSLRTGDTIEGQVRAPKEGERYFALLKIATVNFDPPERAKDKTLFTNLTPLHPEERIILERKPDNYSMRIMDIMAPIGKGQRGLIVAPPRTGKTVLIKDIANSITKNHKEVILIVLLIDERPEEVTDMARSVNAEVISSTFDEPPQRHIQVAEMVLNKARRLVEHKKDVVILLDSITRLARAYNTVVPPSGKILSGGVDSNALHRPKRFFGAARNIEEGGSLTIIASALIETGSRMDEVIFEEFKGTGNMEIVLDRKLADRRIFPAMDINRSGTRKEELLLPADELNRTWILRKLLSSLNPIDAMEFLKDRMKGTKSNADFFQSMNNV, encoded by the coding sequence ATGAATTTAAGTGAACTCAAACTCAAAAAGATCGATGAACTGACTAAACTTGCCAAAGATTTAAAAATCGACGGTTACAGCGGGATGCGGAAGCAGGAGTTGATTTTTGCAATATTCCAGGCCCAGGCTGCTAAAAGTGATAAAGACGGCCAGAATCGTGGAAGCGGAGTTCTTGAGGTGCTTCCTGACGGCTTCGGATTTTTGCGCGCTCCTGATTATAATTATCTTCCGGGTCCGGATGATATTTATGTTTCACCTTCTCAGATACGACGCCTAAGTCTGCGGACCGGAGATACAATAGAAGGGCAGGTCCGGGCGCCGAAGGAGGGCGAGCGCTATTTTGCTTTGCTCAAGATAGCAACCGTGAATTTTGATCCTCCGGAAAGGGCAAAAGATAAAACATTGTTCACAAACCTGACCCCTTTGCATCCGGAAGAAAGAATTATTCTCGAACGCAAGCCAGATAATTACTCCATGCGGATCATGGATATAATGGCCCCTATCGGCAAAGGACAGCGCGGCCTGATCGTTGCTCCCCCTCGAACCGGTAAAACCGTTCTTATCAAAGATATTGCCAACAGTATTACCAAGAACCATAAAGAAGTCATCCTGATCGTCCTGCTTATTGATGAACGTCCGGAAGAAGTCACGGATATGGCAAGAAGCGTCAATGCCGAAGTTATCAGTTCCACATTTGATGAACCGCCTCAAAGGCACATTCAGGTTGCTGAGATGGTTTTGAATAAGGCTCGGCGTCTGGTAGAGCACAAAAAAGATGTGGTGATTCTGTTGGACAGTATTACTCGACTGGCAAGAGCCTATAACACAGTTGTGCCGCCCAGTGGAAAGATATTATCCGGCGGTGTTGATTCCAACGCCCTTCATCGGCCGAAACGTTTTTTTGGAGCTGCCAGAAATATCGAGGAAGGAGGCAGTCTCACAATAATTGCCTCGGCTCTTATTGAGACCGGCAGTCGTATGGACGAGGTTATTTTTGAAGAGTTCAAGGGAACCGGAAATATGGAGATTGTTCTTGACCGGAAACTGGCTGACCGGAGAATATTTCCGGCTATGGATATCAACCGTTCAGGAACTCGAAAGGAAGAGCTTCTGCTGCCTGCAGATGAACTCAATCGTACCTGGATTCTCCGGAAACTACTGTCATCATTAAATCCTATTGATGCCATGGAATTCCTTAAAGACAGGATGAAGGGCACCAAAAGCAACGCGGACTTTTTTCAATCCATGAACAATGTGTAA